A single region of the Prevotella sp. HUN102 genome encodes:
- a CDS encoding PaaI family thioesterase, with the protein MNVEEQRSRLESEDGLSRTLGMQFISTPEPDTLIGKMAVDDRNKQIFGFLSGGATLALAENVAGVGSMALCPGKMALGINVSGNHVKAMPYGGTVTAFGRIVHKGNTLHVWQIDVKNDAGELISAVQVTNYVIEPHNK; encoded by the coding sequence ATGAACGTAGAAGAACAGCGTAGTCGTTTGGAAAGTGAAGATGGATTGAGCAGAACATTGGGTATGCAATTCATTTCAACGCCCGAACCTGACACATTGATTGGTAAGATGGCGGTAGACGACCGCAACAAACAGATATTTGGATTCCTTTCCGGCGGAGCAACTTTGGCACTGGCGGAGAATGTTGCCGGCGTAGGCTCTATGGCGTTGTGCCCGGGAAAGATGGCATTGGGCATCAACGTGAGCGGAAACCACGTGAAGGCAATGCCTTATGGGGGCACGGTTACGGCTTTCGGCCGCATTGTCCATAAGGGAAACACGCTGCACGTTTGGCAGATTGACGTGAAGAACGATGCCGGAGAGTTGATTTCCGCCGTTCAGGTAACGAACTATGTTATAGAACCACATAATAAATAA